In the genome of Candidatus Electrothrix rattekaaiensis, the window GTTGGTGCTGAAGAATGTCAGGAATAGTATTGAGATAGAAGTGAATAAAGAGAGTACTGATGATCAGAAGACCAATCAGCATTATTGCTAAGAGATAAAGAAAAAAAGGGGTCCCTTTACCGGTTGCAGCAGCCGAGTGTCTCAGAGCTGCCCGAATCGCAGGTGAAGGTTCAGCAACAGGCTTATTGATTGTTTCTTGTTCCTGCTCTTTCTTTTTTATTTCTCTCCCATCGTGATGAACACTCCCTTGTTGGGCAAATAAGTCCGAAGAGCTCAGGTTTTCTGAACTGTTTTTTGGGGTGCTTTGTGGCTTCTCTACGATAATAATATGACCGCAAGCGCGACAATTAAACTTTACCTTAGGAGCTTTAATCCGTTGTTCATCAATGGAGTATTTTTTTGCACAATCTTCACAGATAACCAGCATTAAGATAATTCTCCTTTCCTGTCGCCTCGCCTGCACAAGGGCCTAAAAGAATAACGACAGGGCAGTGGGATATTTCAATCCCCGGATATTGGTGACAGATGCCGACTCTGCTGCTGTTTTCCTTTTACGAAGTCCTTGCAGCTGACCTCTCCTTACTCTTTGCTGTTAGCGAGTACAATATGTTCTAAAACCTGATAACAACCTGTATGATGCGTTGAACTGCGCAGAAAAATCGTATAAAAAAATCACTGTAAACTATTTTCCTGGAAAAAGAAAGCAAGGGACGTTCTTCCCTGTTAAACAACCTCCTCACAGACCACTGATCTTGGTAAGGTTTCAATATTTATTTTTTTTGCTTCCTCCACTCCGCTTCGAAATGCGGCAGAATTTACTTCTTTGGTACCCGCAGGAATTCTGGAGAGCAAGGCTTTCTCCAAAAAAGCAAGATCAATCTGCCCAGACAACAGGCCCACTGCGCCGAGGGCAACCATATTCGCCGTCATTTCCTGACCAATCTCCTCACGAGCTATCTGGGTAAAAGGGATTGCCACAACCCGACTGGTGGGCGAGTGTTCAACCAGTCCTTTATCAATCACCAGAATTCCATCACTGTTCAAATTAAAAAAATAGGCATCACAGGCTACCTGATTCATAGCTAGTAAGAGATCAAGCCCCAAGGCTTTGGGGTAATCAATGGGTGTGTTGCTAATCACCACCTCGGCCTTAGATTTTCCACCTCTGGCCTCAGGTCCGTAACTCTGGGTCTGACAGACATGCTTACCATTATGTACGCCGACTGCCTCGGCAAAAATTACTGCTAGAGTAATAATTCCCTGACCGCCTGCACCGCTGAAACATATTTCATAACGCTGCGGATCGTTCTTCTGCTGCATAGTCATTTTCCCTCTCGCTTCGACCTGGCCTGTTCCCGAATCCTCTTGTATTCATCGGTGGACACAGGCAGGTCACGATCAGCCAGAACACCGATGGTGATTTTGTCCCGGAGTTCATCTTCCTCCATTGTCGAGCCTTTTTTCACGGTCACAGCCTGTTCTTTGAATGCGTTCAGCATATCAACGGCATTGCCGAGCTTATTGCGCCTGCCGTATTGCACATGGCAATTGGAGATGATCTCCACCACGGCAAAACCCGGTTTCATCATGGCCTGTTCAATAAGCTGATCCGCCAAGGCAGCGTGGTAGACCGTTGAGCGGGCAACAAAGGAAGCACCCGCTGTCACAGCCAGTTCTGCAATGGAAAAGGCATGTTCAATATGCCCATACACCGAGGTTGTGGTTGTGGACCCGAAAGGGGTGGTTGGTGAGTATTGCCCTCCGGTCATTCCATAAATTGAGTTATTAATGATAATGGCGGTCAGATTCAGGTTACGCCGTGCTGCGTGGATCAAATGATTGCCACCGA includes:
- a CDS encoding 2-oxoacid:acceptor oxidoreductase family protein; amino-acid sequence: MQQKNDPQRYEICFSGAGGQGIITLAVIFAEAVGVHNGKHVCQTQSYGPEARGGKSKAEVVISNTPIDYPKALGLDLLLAMNQVACDAYFFNLNSDGILVIDKGLVEHSPTSRVVAIPFTQIAREEIGQEMTANMVALGAVGLLSGQIDLAFLEKALLSRIPAGTKEVNSAAFRSGVEEAKKINIETLPRSVVCEEVV
- a CDS encoding 2-oxoacid:ferredoxin oxidoreductase subunit beta, translating into MPPSIQALTHTYFRHNKRFPHVWCPGCGNGIVMGALLRAITRLELEKDEVVLASGIGCSGRMPTYLDFNTLHTTHGRALTFATGIKLANPALDVVAIMGDGDATAIGGNHLIHAARRNLNLTAIIINNSIYGMTGGQYSPTTPFGSTTTTSVYGHIEHAFSIAELAVTAGASFVARSTVYHAALADQLIEQAMMKPGFAVVEIISNCHVQYGRRNKLGNAVDMLNAFKEQAVTVKKGSTMEEDELRDKITIGVLADRDLPVSTDEYKRIREQARSKREGK